The Podarcis raffonei isolate rPodRaf1 chromosome 2, rPodRaf1.pri, whole genome shotgun sequence genome window below encodes:
- the LOC128409254 gene encoding zinc finger protein 501-like isoform X1 has protein sequence MENWVMGCRKETSSLAKGFHLSRAEDMKQEEEQQMAKITEPQNYRTGELEGASSQTPCDAGIAVLVLWPPTPDESPCSVAKMMVTFSSRPSPSLRGAETVSGELLNRVQEEGMESCAGSGPSPRLLGPVTFEDVTVHFTEEEWALLDLGQRALHREVMEENYRNLASLGDGRESSEENEPQGIKTEAEENLRKDTVVPDGAGFNETLMLEKHHTGKKQENASSCVRNPARILNPSTLGRKHNGDKLFQCSECERSFKYKSLLHLHERIHTEGKPHKCSENRKSVRLSSKLPAHQQIHTDGEPYKCAVCGNNFADSNKLSKHERIHTEGKPHKCSECGKCFRQTYNLFNHQRIHTGEKPYKCSECGKSFTDRSGLTRHQRTHTGEKPHKCSNCGKCFSRYSHLLSHQRIHTGEKPYKCLECGKGFAQSSALLSHRKVHSGERPFKCSECEKCFRLSSKLLDHQKIHTGEKLYKCSVCKSSFAYKRHLSLHARIHTG, from the exons ATGGAGAACTGGGTGATGGGATGCAGAAAGGAGACCAGTTCCCTGGCCAAAGGTTTCCACCTGAGCCGGGCAGAGGacatgaagcaggaggaggaacagcAG ATGGCGAAAATAACAGAACCACAGAATTACAGAACTGGAGAATTAGAAGGGGCATCTAGTCAGAcgccctgcgatgcaggaatcgcagTCCTGGTCTTGTGGCCGCCAACCCCGGACGAGAGCCCCTGCTCCGTTGCAAAAATGATGGTGACGTTTTCTTCCAGACCGTCTCCTTCTCTGCGTGGAGCAGAAACtgtttctggagagctgctgaatCGGGTGCAGGAAGAAGGAATGGAGAGCTGTGCAGGATCTGGCCCTTCCCCTCGGCTTCTG GGCCCGGTGACCTTTGAGGATGTGACCGTGCATTTCACAGAGGAGGAGTGGGCCCTTCTGGATCTGGGCCAGAGGGCCTTGCACAGAGAAGTCATGGAAGAGAATTACAGGAATCTGGCCTCTCTGG GTGATGGGAGGGAGAGCAGTGAAGAGAATGAACCCCAGGGAATTAAAACTGAAGCAGAAGAGAATTTGAGGAAGGACACTGTTGTTCCAGACGGTGCTGGCTTCAATGAAACTCTGATGCTGGAAAAACATCATACAGGCAAGAAACAGGAAAACGCCTCTTCTTGTGTAAGAAACCCAGCTAGAATATTGAATCCCAGCACCCTTGGAAGAAAACATAATGGGGATAAACTGTTTCAATGTTCAGAGTGTGAAAGGAGCTTCAAGTACAAGTCACTTCTTCATCTACATGAAAGAATCCACACAGAAGGGAAACCACATAAATGTTCAGAGAACAGAAAGAGTGTCCGTCTGAGCTCCAAGCTTCCTGCTCATCAACAAATCCACACTGACGGGGAACCATATAAGTGCGCAGTGTGTGGAAATAACTTCGCTGATAGCAATAAACTGTCTAAACATGAAAGAATCCACACAGAAGGGAAACCACATAAATGTTCAGAGTGTGGAAAGTGTTTCCGACAGACCTACAACCTTTTTAAtcatcaaagaatccacactggagaaaaaccatataaatgctcagagtgtggaaagagcttcacagacCGTAGTGGCCTTACTCGtcatcagagaacccacacaggagagaaaccacatAAATGTTCCaattgtggaaagtgcttcagccgCTACAGTCACCTTCTTAGtcatcaaagaatccacacaggggagaaaccgtataaatgcttggagtgtggaaagggcttTGCTCAGAGCTCTGCGCTTCTTTCTCACCGAAAAGTCCACTCAGGAGAGAGACCGTTTAAATGTTCTGAGTGCGAAAAGTGTTTCCGTCTGAGCTCCAAACTTCTTGATCATCAGAAAATCCACACTGGAGAAAAACTATATAAGTGCTCAGTGTGTAAAAGCAGCTTTGCGTACAAGAGACATCTTTCTTTACATGCAAGAATTCACACAGGATAA
- the LOC128409254 gene encoding zinc finger protein 501-like isoform X3, translating into MENWVMGCRKETSSLAKGFHLSRAEDMKQEEEQQMAKITEPQNYRTGELEGASSQTPCDAGIAVLVLWPPTPDESPCSVAKMMGPVTFEDVTVHFTEEEWALLDLGQRALHREVMEENYRNLASLGDGRESSEENEPQGIKTEAEENLRKDTVVPDGAGFNETLMLEKHHTGKKQENASSCVRNPARILNPSTLGRKHNGDKLFQCSECERSFKYKSLLHLHERIHTEGKPHKCSENRKSVRLSSKLPAHQQIHTDGEPYKCAVCGNNFADSNKLSKHERIHTEGKPHKCSECGKCFRQTYNLFNHQRIHTGEKPYKCSECGKSFTDRSGLTRHQRTHTGEKPHKCSNCGKCFSRYSHLLSHQRIHTGEKPYKCLECGKGFAQSSALLSHRKVHSGERPFKCSECEKCFRLSSKLLDHQKIHTGEKLYKCSVCKSSFAYKRHLSLHARIHTG; encoded by the exons ATGGAGAACTGGGTGATGGGATGCAGAAAGGAGACCAGTTCCCTGGCCAAAGGTTTCCACCTGAGCCGGGCAGAGGacatgaagcaggaggaggaacagcAG ATGGCGAAAATAACAGAACCACAGAATTACAGAACTGGAGAATTAGAAGGGGCATCTAGTCAGAcgccctgcgatgcaggaatcgcagTCCTGGTCTTGTGGCCGCCAACCCCGGACGAGAGCCCCTGCTCCGTTGCAAAAATGATG GGCCCGGTGACCTTTGAGGATGTGACCGTGCATTTCACAGAGGAGGAGTGGGCCCTTCTGGATCTGGGCCAGAGGGCCTTGCACAGAGAAGTCATGGAAGAGAATTACAGGAATCTGGCCTCTCTGG GTGATGGGAGGGAGAGCAGTGAAGAGAATGAACCCCAGGGAATTAAAACTGAAGCAGAAGAGAATTTGAGGAAGGACACTGTTGTTCCAGACGGTGCTGGCTTCAATGAAACTCTGATGCTGGAAAAACATCATACAGGCAAGAAACAGGAAAACGCCTCTTCTTGTGTAAGAAACCCAGCTAGAATATTGAATCCCAGCACCCTTGGAAGAAAACATAATGGGGATAAACTGTTTCAATGTTCAGAGTGTGAAAGGAGCTTCAAGTACAAGTCACTTCTTCATCTACATGAAAGAATCCACACAGAAGGGAAACCACATAAATGTTCAGAGAACAGAAAGAGTGTCCGTCTGAGCTCCAAGCTTCCTGCTCATCAACAAATCCACACTGACGGGGAACCATATAAGTGCGCAGTGTGTGGAAATAACTTCGCTGATAGCAATAAACTGTCTAAACATGAAAGAATCCACACAGAAGGGAAACCACATAAATGTTCAGAGTGTGGAAAGTGTTTCCGACAGACCTACAACCTTTTTAAtcatcaaagaatccacactggagaaaaaccatataaatgctcagagtgtggaaagagcttcacagacCGTAGTGGCCTTACTCGtcatcagagaacccacacaggagagaaaccacatAAATGTTCCaattgtggaaagtgcttcagccgCTACAGTCACCTTCTTAGtcatcaaagaatccacacaggggagaaaccgtataaatgcttggagtgtggaaagggcttTGCTCAGAGCTCTGCGCTTCTTTCTCACCGAAAAGTCCACTCAGGAGAGAGACCGTTTAAATGTTCTGAGTGCGAAAAGTGTTTCCGTCTGAGCTCCAAACTTCTTGATCATCAGAAAATCCACACTGGAGAAAAACTATATAAGTGCTCAGTGTGTAAAAGCAGCTTTGCGTACAAGAGACATCTTTCTTTACATGCAAGAATTCACACAGGATAA
- the LOC128409254 gene encoding zinc finger protein 501-like isoform X4, with translation MENWVMGCRKETSSLAKGFHLSRAEDMKQEEEQQTVSFSAWSRNCFWRAAESGAGRRNGELCRIWPFPSASGDGRESSEENEPQGIKTEAEENLRKDTVVPDGAGFNETLMLEKHHTGKKQENASSCVRNPARILNPSTLGRKHNGDKLFQCSECERSFKYKSLLHLHERIHTEGKPHKCSENRKSVRLSSKLPAHQQIHTDGEPYKCAVCGNNFADSNKLSKHERIHTEGKPHKCSECGKCFRQTYNLFNHQRIHTGEKPYKCSECGKSFTDRSGLTRHQRTHTGEKPHKCSNCGKCFSRYSHLLSHQRIHTGEKPYKCLECGKGFAQSSALLSHRKVHSGERPFKCSECEKCFRLSSKLLDHQKIHTGEKLYKCSVCKSSFAYKRHLSLHARIHTG, from the exons ATGGAGAACTGGGTGATGGGATGCAGAAAGGAGACCAGTTCCCTGGCCAAAGGTTTCCACCTGAGCCGGGCAGAGGacatgaagcaggaggaggaacagcAG ACCGTCTCCTTCTCTGCGTGGAGCAGAAACtgtttctggagagctgctgaatCGGGTGCAGGAAGAAGGAATGGAGAGCTGTGCAGGATCTGGCCCTTCCCCTCGGCTTCTG GTGATGGGAGGGAGAGCAGTGAAGAGAATGAACCCCAGGGAATTAAAACTGAAGCAGAAGAGAATTTGAGGAAGGACACTGTTGTTCCAGACGGTGCTGGCTTCAATGAAACTCTGATGCTGGAAAAACATCATACAGGCAAGAAACAGGAAAACGCCTCTTCTTGTGTAAGAAACCCAGCTAGAATATTGAATCCCAGCACCCTTGGAAGAAAACATAATGGGGATAAACTGTTTCAATGTTCAGAGTGTGAAAGGAGCTTCAAGTACAAGTCACTTCTTCATCTACATGAAAGAATCCACACAGAAGGGAAACCACATAAATGTTCAGAGAACAGAAAGAGTGTCCGTCTGAGCTCCAAGCTTCCTGCTCATCAACAAATCCACACTGACGGGGAACCATATAAGTGCGCAGTGTGTGGAAATAACTTCGCTGATAGCAATAAACTGTCTAAACATGAAAGAATCCACACAGAAGGGAAACCACATAAATGTTCAGAGTGTGGAAAGTGTTTCCGACAGACCTACAACCTTTTTAAtcatcaaagaatccacactggagaaaaaccatataaatgctcagagtgtggaaagagcttcacagacCGTAGTGGCCTTACTCGtcatcagagaacccacacaggagagaaaccacatAAATGTTCCaattgtggaaagtgcttcagccgCTACAGTCACCTTCTTAGtcatcaaagaatccacacaggggagaaaccgtataaatgcttggagtgtggaaagggcttTGCTCAGAGCTCTGCGCTTCTTTCTCACCGAAAAGTCCACTCAGGAGAGAGACCGTTTAAATGTTCTGAGTGCGAAAAGTGTTTCCGTCTGAGCTCCAAACTTCTTGATCATCAGAAAATCCACACTGGAGAAAAACTATATAAGTGCTCAGTGTGTAAAAGCAGCTTTGCGTACAAGAGACATCTTTCTTTACATGCAAGAATTCACACAGGATAA
- the LOC128409254 gene encoding zinc finger protein 501-like isoform X2 gives MAKITEPQNYRTGELEGASSQTPCDAGIAVLVLWPPTPDESPCSVAKMMVTFSSRPSPSLRGAETVSGELLNRVQEEGMESCAGSGPSPRLLGPVTFEDVTVHFTEEEWALLDLGQRALHREVMEENYRNLASLGDGRESSEENEPQGIKTEAEENLRKDTVVPDGAGFNETLMLEKHHTGKKQENASSCVRNPARILNPSTLGRKHNGDKLFQCSECERSFKYKSLLHLHERIHTEGKPHKCSENRKSVRLSSKLPAHQQIHTDGEPYKCAVCGNNFADSNKLSKHERIHTEGKPHKCSECGKCFRQTYNLFNHQRIHTGEKPYKCSECGKSFTDRSGLTRHQRTHTGEKPHKCSNCGKCFSRYSHLLSHQRIHTGEKPYKCLECGKGFAQSSALLSHRKVHSGERPFKCSECEKCFRLSSKLLDHQKIHTGEKLYKCSVCKSSFAYKRHLSLHARIHTG, from the exons ATGGCGAAAATAACAGAACCACAGAATTACAGAACTGGAGAATTAGAAGGGGCATCTAGTCAGAcgccctgcgatgcaggaatcgcagTCCTGGTCTTGTGGCCGCCAACCCCGGACGAGAGCCCCTGCTCCGTTGCAAAAATGATGGTGACGTTTTCTTCCAGACCGTCTCCTTCTCTGCGTGGAGCAGAAACtgtttctggagagctgctgaatCGGGTGCAGGAAGAAGGAATGGAGAGCTGTGCAGGATCTGGCCCTTCCCCTCGGCTTCTG GGCCCGGTGACCTTTGAGGATGTGACCGTGCATTTCACAGAGGAGGAGTGGGCCCTTCTGGATCTGGGCCAGAGGGCCTTGCACAGAGAAGTCATGGAAGAGAATTACAGGAATCTGGCCTCTCTGG GTGATGGGAGGGAGAGCAGTGAAGAGAATGAACCCCAGGGAATTAAAACTGAAGCAGAAGAGAATTTGAGGAAGGACACTGTTGTTCCAGACGGTGCTGGCTTCAATGAAACTCTGATGCTGGAAAAACATCATACAGGCAAGAAACAGGAAAACGCCTCTTCTTGTGTAAGAAACCCAGCTAGAATATTGAATCCCAGCACCCTTGGAAGAAAACATAATGGGGATAAACTGTTTCAATGTTCAGAGTGTGAAAGGAGCTTCAAGTACAAGTCACTTCTTCATCTACATGAAAGAATCCACACAGAAGGGAAACCACATAAATGTTCAGAGAACAGAAAGAGTGTCCGTCTGAGCTCCAAGCTTCCTGCTCATCAACAAATCCACACTGACGGGGAACCATATAAGTGCGCAGTGTGTGGAAATAACTTCGCTGATAGCAATAAACTGTCTAAACATGAAAGAATCCACACAGAAGGGAAACCACATAAATGTTCAGAGTGTGGAAAGTGTTTCCGACAGACCTACAACCTTTTTAAtcatcaaagaatccacactggagaaaaaccatataaatgctcagagtgtggaaagagcttcacagacCGTAGTGGCCTTACTCGtcatcagagaacccacacaggagagaaaccacatAAATGTTCCaattgtggaaagtgcttcagccgCTACAGTCACCTTCTTAGtcatcaaagaatccacacaggggagaaaccgtataaatgcttggagtgtggaaagggcttTGCTCAGAGCTCTGCGCTTCTTTCTCACCGAAAAGTCCACTCAGGAGAGAGACCGTTTAAATGTTCTGAGTGCGAAAAGTGTTTCCGTCTGAGCTCCAAACTTCTTGATCATCAGAAAATCCACACTGGAGAAAAACTATATAAGTGCTCAGTGTGTAAAAGCAGCTTTGCGTACAAGAGACATCTTTCTTTACATGCAAGAATTCACACAGGATAA
- the LOC128409238 gene encoding zinc finger protein OZF-like: protein MEENYRNLALLSEQKESSQENEPQRIKTEAEENVVPDGASFNEISMLEGPYTGKKEENVSLCAKSPTRISGLSTMGRKHDGDKRFQCSECRRSFNYKSHLLVHERIHTEDKPYKCSECGKSFCLSYNLLTHQRIHTGEKPYKCSVCGKSFTQSSTLFNHQRIHTGENTHTCPSCGKCFSQKIDFQRFHTGEKLYKCLECGKSFTQSSSLRGEKRYKCSECGKSFRLSSNLLTHQRIHTGEKPYKCSVCGKSFTDRSSFSRHQRIHTGEKPHKCSNCGKCFSQNSRLLSHQRIHTGEKPYKCLECGKSFTQSSTLFNHQRIHTKKPHKCSSCGKCFSQQSDLLSHQRIHTGEKPYKCPECGKSFTHSKSLRSHQRLHAGEKPFKCAECGKSFSHGSNLTYHERTHTGERPYKCSECGNNFTDRAGLSRHQRIHTGEKPHKCSICGKCFIHNSILLSHQRIHTGEKPYKCLECGKSFTQSSTLFNHQRIHTGEKPYKCLVCGKSFAQSNGLRYHQRLHTGGCEKSFIHRGEDCVNNC from the exons ATGGAGGAGAATTACAGGAACCTGGCCCTTCTGA GTGAGCAGAAGGAGAGCAGTCAAGAGAATGAACCCCAGAGAATTAAAACTGAAGCAGAAGAAAATGTTGTTCCAGATGGTGCTAGCTTCAATGAAATTTCAATGCTGGAAGGACCTTACACAGGCAAGAAAGAGGAAAATGTCTCTCTTTGTGCAAAAAGCCCAACTAGAATATCAGGCCTTAGCACCATGGGAAGAAAACATGATGGGGATAAACGGTTTCAATGTTCAGAGTGCAGAAGGAGTTTCAACTACAAATCACATCTTCTTGTACATGAAAGAATCCACACAGAAGATAAACCGTATAAATGTTCAGAGTGCGGAAAGAGTTTTTGTCTGAGCTACAACCTTCTAACtcatcaaagaatccacactgGAGAAAAACCATATAAGTGCTCagtgtgtggaaagagtttcactcaGAGCAGTACACTTTTTAATCACcaaagaatccacacaggagagaataCACATACATGTCCCagttgtggaaagtgcttcagccaGAAAATTGACTTTCAAAGattccacacaggggagaaactgtaTAAATgcttagagtgtggaaagagcttcactcagagcTCTTCACTCAGAGGAGAGAAACGGTATAAATGTTCAGAGTGCGGAAAGAGTTTCCGTCTCAGCTCCAACCTTCttacccatcaaagaatccacactggagaaaaaccatataaatgctcagtgtgtggaaagagcttcactgaccGTAGTAGCTTTTCTcgccatcagagaatccacacaggagagaagccgcATAAATGTTCCAATTGTGGAAAGTGCTTTAGCCAGAACAGTCGCCTTCTTAgtcatcaaagaatccatacgggggagaaaccatataaatgcttagagtgtggaaagagcttcactcagagcAGTACGCTTTTTAATCACCAAAGAATCCACACAAAGAAGCCACATAAATGTTCCagttgtggaaagtgcttcagccaGCAAAGTGACCTTCTTAGtcatcaaagaatccacacaggggagaaaccgtataaatgcccagagtgcggaaagagcttcactcatagcaAAAGTCTTCGTAGTCATCAGAGACTCCAtgcaggtgagaaaccatttaaatgtgccgagtgtgggaaaagcttcagtcaTGGCAGCAACCTTACTTATCATGAAAGAACCCACACTGGTGAAAGACCTTATAAATGCTCAGAGTGTGGAAATAACTTCACTGACCGTGCTGGCCTTTCTcgtcatcagagaatccacacaggagagaagccacaTAAATGTTCCatttgtggaaagtgcttcatcCATAACAGTATCCTTCTTAGtcatcaaagaatccacacaggggagaaaccatataaatgcttagagtgtggaaagagcttcactcagagcAGTACACTTTTTAATCAccaaagaatccacacaggggagaagccgtatAAATGCTtagtgtgtggaaagagctttgctCAGAGCAATGGGCTTCGTTATCATCAGAGGCTCCATACAGGTGGGTGTGAGAAAAGCTTTATACACAGGGGAGAAGATTGTGTAAACAACTGTTAA